The following are encoded in a window of Staphylospora marina genomic DNA:
- a CDS encoding helix-turn-helix domain-containing protein gives MEIKNEAQYKRLKKQLENLERKKSELTEALVAKGYDQQMIDLALLEINMMYERTKHDVGEYERAVNGEFDVESTPINKLGSHLIKLRIYKGLTQEQFGKLLGVSQEQVSRDERKEYAGISIEKLNRILQVLEVKRLTLLPSVESESEFHRRLETLKKICR, from the coding sequence ATGGAAATCAAAAACGAAGCCCAGTACAAACGACTGAAAAAACAACTGGAGAACCTGGAGCGGAAAAAATCCGAACTCACAGAAGCATTGGTGGCCAAAGGGTACGATCAGCAAATGATCGATCTCGCTCTGTTGGAGATCAACATGATGTATGAGAGAACCAAGCATGATGTCGGAGAATACGAACGGGCGGTCAACGGGGAATTTGACGTCGAATCCACCCCGATCAACAAACTGGGCTCTCATTTGATCAAACTTCGCATCTACAAAGGGCTCACCCAGGAACAATTCGGCAAACTGCTGGGTGTGTCGCAAGAACAGGTCAGCCGGGATGAACGAAAAGAGTATGCAGGTATCAGCATCGAAAAACTCAATCGGATCTTGCAGGTGTTGGAGGTGAAACGCCTGACCCTGCTCCCTTCCGTTGAGTCGGAATCCGAATTTCACCGCCGACTTGAGACGCTCAAAAAAATTTGCCGGTGA
- a CDS encoding sugar ABC transporter substrate-binding protein: MRRWKSWFVLLIALLLVSGCNEQDRVSGKPGTGPDAPAKSAVTPPGNGSAEIPEKLKKPLKIAAITQFSIGTFSSQYIAGLTEQVKAFGGEVQVYNADNDLSKMASYLETAINQKVDGILLDHGRADALAPGVKKAVAAGIPVVAFDSDLNIPGVTVIDQDDYSLAWNALRTLAQDLNGQGEIVYIWVAGYTPMERRNVMYEAFRKRYPGIKEIARFGTASANTALDTQAQMEALLRKYPNKGDIDAVFAPWDEFAKGATRAIQQAGRTEIKVYGIDLSDEDLQLMQAPNSPWKATAATDPADVGRLQVRFLYQKIAGEPVPQVYSVQPHLVEQRLLTSDQPVSMQDIGKYIPGWGQSQAGWSPWMNKLIEANKK; the protein is encoded by the coding sequence ATGCGCAGATGGAAGTCATGGTTTGTTCTGTTGATAGCATTGCTGCTGGTCAGCGGCTGCAACGAGCAAGACCGGGTGTCCGGAAAACCGGGGACCGGTCCGGATGCTCCCGCCAAGTCGGCCGTGACCCCTCCCGGAAACGGTTCCGCGGAAATTCCGGAAAAGTTGAAAAAACCCCTGAAGATCGCGGCCATCACCCAGTTCTCCATCGGGACGTTTTCCTCGCAATACATCGCCGGGCTCACGGAACAGGTGAAAGCGTTCGGCGGTGAAGTGCAGGTGTACAACGCCGACAACGACCTGTCGAAAATGGCTTCCTATCTGGAGACAGCCATCAATCAGAAAGTGGACGGCATCCTGCTGGACCACGGTCGGGCGGATGCGCTGGCACCCGGTGTGAAAAAAGCGGTGGCCGCCGGCATCCCGGTGGTGGCGTTTGACAGTGACCTCAACATCCCCGGCGTGACGGTGATCGACCAGGATGACTATTCCCTTGCCTGGAACGCCTTGCGAACGCTGGCCCAGGACCTGAACGGCCAGGGCGAAATCGTCTACATCTGGGTGGCCGGCTATACCCCGATGGAGCGGCGCAACGTGATGTACGAAGCGTTCCGCAAACGGTATCCGGGCATCAAGGAAATCGCCCGCTTCGGCACGGCCAGCGCCAACACCGCACTGGATACGCAGGCCCAGATGGAAGCGCTCCTGCGGAAGTATCCGAACAAAGGCGACATTGATGCGGTGTTTGCTCCCTGGGATGAATTCGCCAAAGGTGCCACCCGCGCCATCCAGCAGGCCGGAAGAACGGAGATCAAGGTGTACGGCATCGACCTGAGCGACGAGGACCTGCAACTGATGCAGGCTCCGAACAGCCCGTGGAAAGCGACGGCCGCCACCGATCCGGCCGATGTGGGACGTCTGCAGGTACGTTTCCTGTACCAGAAAATCGCCGGTGAACCGGTGCCCCAGGTCTACAGCGTCCAACCCCACCTGGTGGAACAGCGTCTCCTGACCTCCGATCAACCGGTGAGCATGCAGGACATCGGCAAATACATCCCCGGCTGGGGACAATCTCAGGCCGGATGGTCCCCGTGGATGAACAAACTGATCGAGGCGAACAAGAAATGA